Proteins found in one Allorhizobium pseudoryzae genomic segment:
- a CDS encoding AAA family ATPase — protein MNKLARLLLRRLDRVARREAQRNAHANGLLSAKIVEVDGHLLRRYSPAFDTERMGGDRDRDLAWIRRTFAAYLLPPAQQSDIVVTEGKASPALLPSLYRPDEATVQDHAAAVDHSRRAYAVGLVGRAGRAPLVSNVVAALVLARAIENTRMPLARIVQTIAMAAPVICLHAPVPGFERAMRRLIELPGFLPGAVPNGIDGDYVYDDGSFAVAEGTGRPYIQFIGESVHRLTGATLQRRLVNALTRDYPVVAISETAQHIPSEISIAADVALVGGWLDYPFVSMMLEAMYGDTGLAALTRWTTAYDAHYLTIDDVVLSFRPGRGASEVVDVLASLTERNRVAARDGDDDDGEPSSKATTKSSKSKQDTTSPEKSSSGKDSGGGWKRDKPSGAEVIQPEPWGPGEDDRPSLMVETLSGYGKAKTWALDLKADLADHRAGALAWSDMSTKLLLHGPPGTGKTTFARALCNSLQVPLVVTSVSTWLQGGHLNDVIAKMAKTFAEARAIAPSILFIDEIDGIGKRQPAEREYADYWNTVVNKALELLDGAVKSEGLVIVGATNRPDQIDDAIKRSGRLETHIEIPMPDIATLAAIFMHHLGDDLAVLVGDAGKPKGEAHDEVEADAAGTHVEGPPPPENDADRDSDAHGSGDTREGTTTSKHMEPATPEAAVSVLKRLATRAMGLTGADIERIVRQARLKARREKRSIRYEDLEEGIRMDRPQVPYDLRWRFAIHEAGHAVVHHALRLGPIHGLNIDTSGGGGYSQLGFTASGSDTLGYREDMLAMLMAGRAAEQIVAGAISSGSGGTEDSDLARATTLALAMERSLGFGAIQPLLYREDRDPTAVLDSNPDLAARIHARLEKALARAVDVLSKNRDRLDALIKALFDAQALDGGAVTQLLRQGDRTAGN, from the coding sequence ATGAATAAACTCGCCCGTCTTCTGCTGCGCCGTCTCGACCGTGTCGCCCGCCGGGAAGCCCAGCGCAACGCCCATGCCAATGGCCTTCTGTCTGCGAAGATCGTCGAAGTCGATGGTCATCTCCTGCGTCGCTACAGTCCCGCATTCGATACCGAGCGAATGGGGGGCGATCGGGATCGGGACCTCGCCTGGATCCGCCGCACCTTCGCGGCCTATCTTTTGCCGCCCGCTCAGCAGTCCGACATTGTGGTGACTGAGGGTAAGGCGTCGCCAGCGTTGCTGCCGTCGCTCTACCGGCCCGATGAGGCGACAGTCCAGGATCATGCCGCAGCAGTCGATCACAGCCGCCGGGCGTACGCCGTCGGTCTTGTTGGCCGGGCGGGCAGGGCACCGCTGGTCAGTAACGTCGTGGCGGCTCTGGTGCTGGCGCGCGCGATCGAAAACACGCGCATGCCGCTTGCCAGGATCGTCCAGACGATTGCCATGGCGGCGCCCGTGATCTGCCTGCACGCACCCGTGCCCGGCTTCGAACGTGCCATGCGGCGGTTGATCGAATTGCCAGGCTTTCTTCCCGGGGCTGTTCCGAACGGCATCGACGGTGACTATGTCTATGACGATGGCAGCTTCGCGGTCGCCGAAGGCACGGGGCGTCCGTACATTCAGTTCATCGGCGAGTCGGTCCATCGTCTGACGGGCGCCACGCTGCAGCGGCGGCTGGTCAATGCGCTGACGCGGGATTATCCGGTTGTGGCGATCTCGGAGACGGCGCAGCACATCCCATCCGAGATCAGCATCGCCGCCGATGTCGCTCTGGTCGGCGGCTGGTTGGACTATCCCTTTGTCAGCATGATGCTTGAAGCCATGTATGGTGACACCGGTCTGGCGGCGCTCACCCGATGGACGACCGCTTATGATGCGCATTACCTGACGATCGATGACGTCGTGCTGTCGTTCCGGCCGGGTCGCGGCGCGTCCGAGGTGGTCGACGTGCTGGCCTCGCTGACCGAGCGCAATCGTGTTGCCGCTCGCGATGGTGATGATGACGACGGCGAGCCATCATCCAAGGCCACGACAAAATCCTCGAAGTCGAAACAGGATACGACGTCGCCGGAGAAATCCTCATCCGGGAAAGACAGTGGCGGCGGATGGAAACGCGACAAGCCGTCGGGCGCCGAGGTCATCCAGCCGGAGCCATGGGGCCCGGGGGAAGACGATCGCCCGTCGCTGATGGTCGAGACGCTCTCCGGATACGGCAAGGCCAAGACCTGGGCGCTGGATCTCAAGGCCGATCTCGCCGATCACAGGGCAGGGGCTCTCGCCTGGTCTGATATGAGCACCAAGCTTCTGCTTCATGGTCCGCCTGGAACCGGCAAGACGACGTTTGCGCGGGCGCTATGCAACAGTCTGCAGGTGCCGCTGGTCGTGACATCTGTTTCTACCTGGCTGCAGGGCGGCCACCTCAACGATGTCATCGCCAAGATGGCCAAGACGTTTGCCGAGGCCCGCGCGATCGCCCCGTCCATTCTGTTCATCGACGAGATCGACGGTATCGGTAAGCGGCAGCCGGCAGAGCGGGAATATGCCGACTATTGGAATACGGTGGTCAACAAGGCGCTGGAGTTGCTCGATGGTGCCGTGAAAAGTGAAGGGCTTGTCATCGTCGGGGCCACCAATCGGCCGGACCAGATTGATGATGCGATCAAACGCTCCGGGCGATTGGAGACGCATATCGAAATCCCGATGCCCGACATCGCAACTCTTGCGGCCATCTTCATGCATCATCTCGGTGACGATCTGGCGGTGCTGGTTGGCGATGCTGGAAAACCGAAGGGCGAGGCTCACGACGAGGTGGAGGCGGACGCCGCGGGAACGCATGTGGAAGGCCCGCCGCCACCAGAAAATGATGCTGACAGAGACAGCGATGCACACGGTTCAGGTGACACCCGGGAAGGAACGACGACATCGAAGCATATGGAACCGGCCACACCTGAAGCGGCCGTGTCGGTGTTAAAGCGGCTGGCAACCCGGGCGATGGGCCTGACTGGCGCCGACATCGAGCGGATCGTTCGCCAGGCACGGCTGAAGGCACGGCGAGAAAAGCGGTCGATCCGCTATGAAGATCTCGAGGAAGGCATCCGGATGGACCGGCCCCAGGTGCCTTACGATCTGCGCTGGCGCTTCGCCATCCACGAAGCCGGACATGCTGTCGTCCATCATGCGCTGCGGCTCGGGCCGATCCATGGCCTCAACATCGATACATCCGGAGGCGGTGGCTACAGCCAGCTCGGCTTCACCGCGTCCGGCAGCGATACGCTCGGCTACCGCGAAGACATGCTTGCGATGTTGATGGCGGGCCGTGCCGCCGAACAGATTGTGGCCGGTGCTATCTCCTCGGGCTCCGGCGGCACTGAGGACAGCGATCTGGCGCGAGCAACCACGCTGGCGCTTGCCATGGAGCGCTCCCTCGGCTTCGGCGCCATCCAGCCGCTGCTTTATCGCGAAGACCGTGACCCAACCGCGGTGCTCGACAGCAATCCGGATCTCGCGGCCCGCATTCATGCACGATTGGAAAAGGCGCTCGCGCGGGCAGTCGATGTTCTGAGCAAGAACCGGGACAGGCTCGATGCCCTCATCAAGGCTCTATTCGATGCCCAGGCCTTGGATGGAGGTGCCGTGACGCAGCTTCTAAGGCAGGGTGATCGGACGGCTGGAAACTGA
- a CDS encoding PIN domain-containing protein: MGIISKAAASAHRARPFYEEHEISDELKSVLEEEAKHLVGARRRSTEDAFEEGERFDRIATLLPEGTLEKWAVECCGYTARHVRTKRAVHRNLAPYKAVLIELAVGPTVLGKLSAATPEQVEQIIGFASTHDRLRVQDVTAIMSGSKEDIEEKPELDPYDVGGPAGLKAIIAIKVRDGMGSFVGHIEEIRNHVLEALPKNNIVKKDLAAKIHLTARLAHRELESLVRFVRPNPSDRHTMSPTELPAKSGWEKVSRLLYKLGSETSWPDKAELRTWLETEVVPLLNWVVPEKGDPVRPEVKADVAASVVASANAVADTSAPAKTSASPKAKASSRPSLEENLARLTDGFTAIMTGDFKVPASDDDAIPSVAEALAKPEKRFQRPAFIDKIKPTSPPTTVA; encoded by the coding sequence GTGGGTATCATCAGCAAAGCGGCCGCATCGGCCCACCGCGCCCGCCCCTTTTATGAGGAGCACGAAATCAGCGATGAGCTGAAGAGCGTGCTCGAGGAGGAGGCCAAGCACCTTGTCGGCGCGCGGCGCCGATCGACGGAGGATGCATTCGAAGAGGGGGAGCGTTTCGATAGGATCGCCACGCTTCTGCCCGAAGGGACCTTGGAGAAATGGGCGGTCGAATGTTGCGGCTACACCGCGCGGCACGTGCGCACCAAGCGTGCGGTCCACCGCAACTTGGCTCCTTACAAAGCGGTGCTCATCGAACTCGCTGTCGGTCCGACTGTCCTCGGAAAGCTGAGTGCGGCCACGCCCGAGCAGGTCGAACAGATCATCGGCTTTGCTAGCACGCATGATCGGCTGCGGGTTCAGGATGTCACGGCGATCATGTCCGGGTCGAAGGAGGACATCGAGGAGAAGCCCGAACTCGATCCGTACGATGTTGGTGGGCCTGCTGGGCTTAAGGCGATCATCGCCATCAAGGTACGGGACGGCATGGGATCTTTTGTTGGGCATATCGAGGAGATCCGCAACCATGTGCTGGAGGCCTTGCCGAAAAACAACATCGTCAAGAAGGATCTCGCCGCGAAAATCCACCTCACGGCACGCCTCGCACACCGCGAGTTGGAAAGCTTGGTAAGGTTCGTCCGGCCAAATCCGAGCGACAGGCATACGATGTCGCCGACCGAACTGCCGGCGAAATCCGGTTGGGAAAAGGTCAGCCGGTTGCTCTACAAGTTGGGCAGCGAGACTTCTTGGCCCGATAAGGCCGAGCTTCGGACCTGGCTGGAGACAGAGGTCGTGCCGCTTCTGAACTGGGTGGTTCCCGAAAAGGGCGACCCGGTCAGGCCGGAGGTCAAGGCTGATGTTGCAGCAAGCGTGGTCGCGTCTGCCAACGCTGTCGCGGACACTTCGGCCCCGGCGAAAACCTCGGCCTCGCCTAAGGCAAAGGCATCGAGCAGGCCGTCGTTGGAGGAGAACCTGGCGAGGCTCACGGATGGATTTACCGCCATCATGACCGGTGACTTCAAGGTGCCTGCATCTGACGATGACGCCATCCCTTCGGTGGCCGAGGCGCTTGCCAAGCCTGAGAAGCGCTTTCAGCGCCCGGCGTTCATCGACAAGATCAAGCCGACTTCGCCACCGACGACCGTGGCGTGA
- a CDS encoding restriction endonuclease codes for MMNVSCDRGMHMTKSWMVRAERNGRLFDAFKEKSVVAIGWPALGDLSDAKSRKAIGEALAKVYAGAKPQSQAMAAGQLHRFVNEMTIGDMVVTYDPSRRVYLVGEIASAYRHDASIDPEDTQVRSVRWDGEVSRDLLSVESRNSLGSISTLFRLSNDVAAELKKALSGNITAPAELSVPAVDAAEEDLFESMASRAHEFIKDKVNALSWSEMQDLVAGLLRSLGYKTRVSDAGPDQGKDIVASPDGFGFEAPRIVVEVKHRKGSMGAPDLRNFIAGRHDLDKGLYVSTGGFTREARYEAERARIPTALMDLDDLVKSLLEQYDKLDLETQQLVPLKRIFIPAWS; via the coding sequence GTGATGAATGTATCCTGCGACAGGGGGATGCATATGACAAAATCGTGGATGGTTCGCGCCGAACGCAACGGCCGCTTGTTCGACGCGTTCAAGGAAAAGTCGGTCGTTGCAATCGGTTGGCCGGCGCTGGGCGACCTTTCTGACGCCAAGAGCCGCAAAGCCATCGGCGAAGCGCTGGCAAAGGTCTACGCTGGCGCCAAGCCGCAGAGCCAGGCGATGGCAGCCGGGCAGCTCCATCGATTCGTCAATGAAATGACCATCGGCGATATGGTCGTGACCTACGATCCGTCGCGCCGGGTCTATCTGGTGGGGGAGATCGCCAGCGCCTATCGCCACGATGCCTCGATAGACCCGGAAGACACACAGGTCCGTTCCGTGCGATGGGACGGCGAAGTCAGCCGCGACCTGCTCTCTGTCGAAAGCCGCAACAGCCTCGGCTCCATATCAACCCTGTTTCGCCTATCGAATGACGTCGCGGCAGAACTCAAGAAGGCTCTGTCCGGCAACATCACTGCACCCGCAGAACTGTCCGTCCCCGCGGTCGACGCAGCAGAGGAGGATCTGTTCGAATCCATGGCCAGCCGAGCCCATGAGTTCATTAAGGACAAGGTGAATGCCCTGAGCTGGTCGGAAATGCAGGATCTCGTTGCGGGTCTGCTCCGCTCCCTCGGCTACAAGACGCGCGTCTCGGACGCTGGACCCGATCAAGGTAAGGACATCGTCGCCTCACCTGATGGCTTCGGCTTTGAGGCACCCCGCATCGTTGTGGAGGTCAAGCATCGCAAAGGCTCCATGGGCGCGCCGGATCTGCGCAACTTCATTGCCGGGCGTCATGACCTCGACAAAGGCCTTTACGTCAGCACCGGCGGCTTTACCCGTGAGGCTCGCTATGAGGCCGAACGCGCCCGTATCCCGACTGCGCTCATGGATCTCGATGATCTGGTGAAAAGCTTGCTGGAGCAGTACGATAAGCTCGATCTCGAAACCCAGCAGCTCGTTCCTCTGAAGCGCATTTTCATTCCAGCATGGTCCTGA